The Myotis daubentonii chromosome 9, mMyoDau2.1, whole genome shotgun sequence genome has a segment encoding these proteins:
- the EIF4G2 gene encoding eukaryotic translation initiation factor 4 gamma 2: MISLAHGKDLKIMELCFKPSELHRSRVLGEGFSFLPPPSLPTPSINIILLKILHCQAAKVESAIAEGGASRFSASSGGGGSRGAPQHYPKTAGNSEFLGKTPGQNAQKWIPARSTRRDDNSAANNSANEKERHDAIFRKVRGILNKLTPEKFDKLCLELLNVGVESKLILKGVILLIVDKALEEPKYSSLYAQLCLRLAEDAPNFDGPAAEGQPGQKQSTTFRRLLISKLQDEFENRTRNVDVYDKRENPLLPEEEEQRAIAKIKMLGNIKFIGELGKLDLIHESILHKCIKTLLEKKKRVQLKDMGEDLECLCQIMRTVGPRLDHERAKSLMDQYFARMCSLMLSKELPARIRFLLQDTVELREHHWVPRKAFLDNGPKTINQIRQDAVKDLGVFIPAPMAQGMRSDFFLEGPFMPPRMKMDRDPLGGLADMFGQMPGSGIGTGPGVIQDRFSPTMGRHRPNQLFNGHGGHIMPPTQSQFGEMGGKFMKSQGLSQLYHNQSQGLLSQLQGQSKDMPPRFSKKGQLNADEISLRPAQSFLMNKNQVPKLQPQITMIPPSAQPPRTQTPPLGQTPQLGLKTNPPLIQEKPAKTSKKPPPSKEELLKLTETVVTEYLNSGNSNEAVNGVREMRAPKHFLPEMLSKVIILSLDRSDEDKEKASSLISLLKQEGIATSDNFMQAFLNVLDQCPKLEVDIPLVKSYLAQFAARAIISELVSISELAQPLESGTHFPLFLLCLQQLAKLQDREWLTELFQQSKVNMQKMLPEIDQNKDRMLEILEGKGLSFLFPLLKLEKELLKQIKLDPSPQTIYKWIKDNISPKLHVDKGFVNILMTSFLQYISSEVNPPSDETDSSSAPSKEQLEQEKQLLLSFKPVMQKFLHDHVDLQVSALYALQVHCYNSNFPKGMLLRFFVHFYDMEIIEEEAFLAWKEDITQEFPGKGKALFQVNQWLTWLETAEEEESEEEAD; encoded by the exons ATGATCAGTCTAGCACATGGCAAAGATCTAAAGATAATGGAATTGTGTTTCAAACCTTCAGAATTACACCGCAGCCGAG TTCTGGGTGAAG GTTTTTCATTTCTCCCACCcccgtccctccccaccccatccattAATATTATTCTTTTGAAGATTCTTCATTGTCAAGCCGCCAAAGTGGAGAGTGCGATCGCAGAAGGGGGTGCTTCTCGTTTCAG tgCTTCTTCGGGCGGAGGAGGAAGTAGGGGTGCACCTCAGCACTATCCCAAGACTGCTGGCAACAG cgAGTTCCTGGGGAAAACCCCAGGGCAAAACGCTCAGAAATGGATTCCTGCACGAAGCACTAGACGAGATGACAACTCCGCAGCAAACAACTCCGCAAATGAAAAAGAACGACATGATGCAATCTTCAGGAAAGTAAGAGG CATACTAAATAAGCTTACTCCTGAAAAGTTTGACAAGCTATGCCTTGAGCTCCTCAATGTGGGTGTAGAGTCTAAACTCATCCTTAAAGGGGTCATACTGCTG ATTGTGGACAAAGCCTTAGAAGAGCCAAAGTATAGCTCACTGTATGCTCAGCTATGTCTGCGATTGGCAGAGGATGCACCAAACTTTGATGGCCCAGCAGCAGAGGGTCAACCAGGACAGAAGCAAAGCACA acaTTCAGACGCCTCCTAATCTCCAAATTACAAGATGAATTTGAAAATCGAACCAGAAATGTTGATG tctATGATAAGCGTGAAAATCCCCTTCTCCCCgaggaggaggaacagagagccATTGCTAAGATCAAGATGTTGGGGAACATCAAATTCATTGGAGAACTTGGAAAGCTTGATCTTATTCATGAATCTATCCTTCATAAGTGCATCAAAACA cttttggaaaagaagaagagagtCCAACTCAAGGATATGGGAGAGGATTTGGAGTGCCTCTGTCAGATAATGAGGACAGTGGGACCTAGGTTAGACCATGAACGAGCCAAG tCCTTAATGGATCAGTACTTTGCCCGAATGTGCTCCTTGATGTTAAGTAAGGAATTGCCAGCGAGGATTCGTTTCCTGCTGCAG gatACCGTAGAGTTGCGAGAACACCATTGGGTTCCTCGCAAGGCTTTTCTTGACAATGGACCAAAGACGATCAATCAAATCCGTCAAGATGCAGTAAag GATCTAGGAGTGTTTATTCCAGCTCCTATGGCTCAAGGGATGAGAAGTGACTTCTTTCTGGAGGGACCGTTCATGCCACCCAGGATGAAAATGGATAGGGACCCACTTGGAGGACTTGCTGATATGTTTGGACAAATGCCAG GTAGTGGAATTGGTACTGGTCCAGGAGTTATCCAGGATAGATTTTCACCCACCATGGGGCGTCATCGCCCAAACCAGCTCTTCAATGGCCATGGGGGACACATCATGCCTCCCACACAATCGCAGTTTGGAGAGATGGGAGGCAAGTTTATGAAAAGCCAG gGGCTAAGCCAGCTCTACCATAACCAGAGTCAGGGACTCTTATCCCAGCTGCAAGGACAGTCGAAGGATATGCCACCTCGGTTTTCTAAGAAAGGACAGCTTAATGCAGATGAG ATTAGCCTGAGGCCTGCTCAGTCGTTCCTAATGAATAAAAATCAAGTGCCAAAGCTTCAGCCCCAAATAACTATGATCCCTCCTAGTGCACAACCACCACGCACTCAAACACCACCTCTGGGACAG acacCTCAGCTTGGTCTCAAAACTAATCCACCACTTATCCAGGAAAAGCCTGCCAAGACCAGTAAAAAGCCTCCACCCTCAAAGGAAGAACTACTTAAACTAACT GAAACTGTTGTGACCGAATATCTGAATAGCGGAAATTCGAATGAAGCTGTCAATGGTGTAAGAGAAATGAGGGCTCCTAAACACTTTCTTCCTGAGATGTTAAGCAAAGTAATCATCCTATCACTAGACAGAAGTgatgaagataaagaaaaagcaagTTCTTTGATCAGTTTACTCAAACAGGAAGGCATAGCCACAAGTGACAACTTCATGCAG GCTTTCCTGAATGTATTGGACCAGTGCCCCAAACTGGAGGTTGACATCCCCTTGGTGAAATCATATTTAGCACAGTTTGCAGCTCGTGCCATCATTTCAGAGCTGGTGAGCATTTCAGAACTAGCTCAACCACTGGAaagtggcacccattttcctctCTTCTTACTTTGTCTTCAGCAACTAGCTAAATTACAAGATCGAGAGTGGTTAACAGAACTTTTTCAACAAAGCAAGGTCAATATGCAGAAAATGCTCCCAG AAATTGATCAAAATAAGGATCGCATGTTGGAGATTTTGGAAGGAAAGGGACTGAGTTTCTTATTCCCACTTCTCAAATTGGAGAAGGAACTATTGAAGCAAATAAAGTTGGATCCATCCCCTCAAACCATATATAAGTGGATTAAAGATAACATCTCCCCCAAACTTCATGTAGATAAAGGATTTGTGAACATCTTAATGACTAG CTTCTTACAGTATATTTCTAGTGAAGTAAACCCACCCAGTGATGAAACAGATTCTTCCTCTGCTCCTTCCAAAGAGCAGTTAGAGCAGGAAAAACAACTGCTTCTTTCTTTCAAGCCAGTGATGCAGAAATTCCTTCACGATCATGTTGATCTACAAGTCAGTGCCCTGTATGCTCTGCAGGTGCACTGCTACAACAGCAACTTCCCAAAAG GCATGTTACTCCGCTTTTTTGTTCACTTCTATGACATGGAAATTATTGAAGAAGAAGCTTTCTTGGCTTGGAAAGAAGATATTACCCAAGAGTTTCCGGGGAAAGGCAAGGCTTTGTTCCAG GTGAATCAGTGGCTAACCTGGCTAGAAACTGCTGAAGAAGAAGAATCAGAGGAAGAAGCTGACTAA